From a single Nicotiana tabacum cultivar K326 chromosome 8, ASM71507v2, whole genome shotgun sequence genomic region:
- the LOC107828663 gene encoding uncharacterized protein LOC107828663: MSEAKSQPPATSSSDKDVKAPNVFERVKEEFEAVLHSEKHSHHHHRETHGLREDIDENTSVSDVKAPNVFERAKEEIEAIVQALHPKKENHSHDSTSDGDSRTHGTTAELKTHNPDSLSESKVKVPNQNERVEEEIGADLRREKSPHRHHKETHGRSDDIDDNTPISEVKGPNIFERAKEEIEALVHSIHPKKK, encoded by the exons ATGTCTGAAGCAAAATCACAACCACCGGCAACCTCCTCTTCAG ATAAAGATGTGAAGGCGCCTAATGTGTTTGAGAGAGTTAAAGAAGAGTTCGAGGCTGTATTGCATAGTGAAAAACACTCACATCATCATCACAGAGAAACTCATGGTTTGCGTGAAGATATTGATGAGAACACATCCGTTAGCGATGTGAAAGCACCTAACGTGTTTGAGAGAGCGAAGGAGGAAATCGAAGCTATTGTTCAGGCATTGCATCCGAAAAAGGAAAATCACAGTCATGATTCAACTTCAGATGGAGACAGCAG GACTCATGGTACAACGGCCGAGTTGAAGACACATAATCCAGATTCTCTTTCAG AGAGCAAGGTAAAGGTGCCTAATCAAAACGAAAGGGTCGAGGAAGAGATTGGAGCAGATTTGCGCAGAGAAAAATCGCCACATCGTCATCACAAAGAAACTCATGGAAGGAGCGATGACATTGATGATAATACACCAATTAGTGAAGTTAAAGGTCCAAATATATTCGAACGAGCAAAGGAAGAAATCGAGGCCCTAGTTCACTCAATTCATCCAAAGAAGAAATAA
- the LOC107828662 gene encoding nucleosome assembly protein 1;1-like, producing the protein MSNNKDNFNVADLTAALGAGDREDLVNALKNKLQDITGKPTNVLECLSPNVRKRVEVLKEIQSQHDELEAKFFEERAALEAKYQKLYQPLYTKRFDIVNGVVEVDISETEAAEMDQDEGEDAVGKGVPDFWLIAMKNNDVLSEEITERDEGALKFLKDIKWAKIDNPKGFKLEFFFDTNPYFKNTVLTKTYHMIDEDEPILEKALGTEIEWYPGKCLTQKILKKKPKKGSKNAKPITKTEQCESFFNFFSPPQVPEDEADIDEDAAEELQSLMEQDYDVGSTIRDKIIPHAVSWFTGEAAEDDFADLEDDDDDDEDDDDEDDDDEDDDDEDEEEEDDEDDEDEEDEDDTNTKKKSSAARKRGVRAHASGDGQAGERPPECKQQ; encoded by the exons ATGAGCAACAACAAAGACAACTTCAACGTTGCCGATCTCACCGCTG CTTTGGGTGCTGGGGATAGAGAAGACCTAGTTAATGCTCTCAAG AATAAACTTCAGGATATCACTGGGAAGCCCACAAATGTGCTTGAATGTTTGTCGCCCAATGTTAGAAAGCGTGTTGAAGTTCTAAAGGAGATTCAG TCTCAACATGATGAATTGGAGGCAAAGTTTTTTGAGGAGAGAGCTGCGCTTGAAGCCAAATACCAAAAGTTGTATCAGCCTCTATATACAAAG AGATTTGATATTGTGAACGGAGTTGTTGAAGTCGACATCTCAGAGACTGAGGCAGCAGAAATGGACCAGGACGAGGGTGAAGATGCAGTGG GGAAAGGAGTCCCTGATTTCTGGCTCATTGCAATGAAGAATAATGATGTGCTATCTGAGGAG ATTACAGAGCGAGATGAAGGAGCACTCAAATTTCTCAAGGATATAAAGTGGGCCAAGATTGATAATCCAAAGGGGTTTAAGCTTGAATTTTTCTTTGATACTAATCCTTACTTCAAGAATACTGTGCTGACTAAAACGTATCACATGATTGATGAAGATGAACCGATTCTTGAGAAGGCCTTAGG GACCGAGATAGAATGGTATCCTGGAAAATGTTTGACACAAAAGattctaaagaagaagccaaagAAGGGGTCAAAGAATGCCAAGCCTATTACTAAAACCGAACAATGCGAAAGTTTCTTCAACTTCTTTAGTCCACCTCAAGTTCCAGAGGACGAAGCGGATATTGATGAAGATGCT GCTGAAGAACTTCAAAGTTTGATGGAACAAGACTATGATGTTGG GTCAACTATTCGAGATAAGATTATTCCGCATGCTGTTTCATGGTTCACTGGTGAAGCTGCTGAAGATGATTTTGCTGACCTGGAAGATGACGATGACGATGATGAAGATGACGATGACGAAGATGATGATGACGAAGATGATGATGACGAGGATGAGGAAGAGgaggatgatgaagatgatgaggaTGAGGAGGATGAAGATGATACCAATACCAAGAAAAAG TCATCTGCTGCGCGCAAG AGGGGTGTTAGAGCACATGCATCAGGAGATGGTCAGGCTGGTGAGAGGCCACCAGAGTGCAAGCAACAGTAG